One part of the Dyadobacter sp. 676 genome encodes these proteins:
- a CDS encoding DUF2911 domain-containing protein yields the protein MKKYLLSMSLAALLATSVITPDSVAQRVPQPSPAASVMQTVGVTDFTVKYSRPFIKGRKVFADGSALAPYDQIWRTGANMATTFESSTEFTFGGKKGACGKIRIVFDPQRHCLDGYFEQKL from the coding sequence ATGAAAAAGTATCTGCTATCGATGTCCCTCGCGGCCCTGCTGGCCACCAGTGTAATAACGCCCGACTCCGTGGCCCAACGAGTGCCACAGCCGAGCCCGGCAGCCAGTGTAATGCAAACCGTTGGTGTAACCGATTTCACCGTCAAATATTCCCGTCCGTTCATTAAAGGCCGCAAAGTGTTCGCCGACGGCTCAGCGCTGGCCCCTTACGACCAAATATGGCGTACCGGCGCGAACATGGCCACCACATTCGAATCGAGCACCGAGTTTACATTCGGCGGTAAAAAAGGTGCCTGCGGGAAAATACGCATTGTTTTCGATCCCCAACGGCACTGCCTGGACGGTTATTTTGAACAAAAACTATAA
- a CDS encoding DUF2911 domain-containing protein: protein MPAGKYALFSIPNGTAWTVILNKNYNQGGTDNYKESEDVARTTVVPTSNQYNEAFKIEIEPVTDSTAFLNLSWSSVNVPVPLAVSTESLTLTALNKAVAEKPEDVATLQSTAGYLLSKGKDLQVALSLADKAIGLKESFGALWTKAQILNKLGKTAEAIPVAQKALTVGAANPDGAYNFYKPQVEKAIAEMQAKATPVKGAVSTVKKKK from the coding sequence GTGCCTGCGGGAAAATACGCATTGTTTTCGATCCCCAACGGCACTGCCTGGACGGTTATTTTGAACAAAAACTATAACCAGGGCGGCACCGACAATTACAAAGAATCGGAAGACGTAGCGCGTACGACCGTCGTGCCTACTTCCAATCAGTATAACGAAGCATTCAAAATCGAAATCGAGCCGGTTACGGATAGCACGGCTTTCCTGAACCTTTCATGGTCGTCCGTAAACGTGCCTGTCCCTCTCGCTGTAAGCACTGAGTCGCTTACCTTAACCGCATTGAACAAAGCCGTGGCCGAAAAGCCGGAGGACGTTGCCACATTGCAAAGCACAGCCGGTTACCTGCTTTCGAAGGGCAAAGACTTGCAGGTAGCGCTTTCGCTGGCCGACAAAGCCATCGGTTTGAAAGAATCATTCGGTGCATTGTGGACAAAGGCCCAAATCCTGAATAAACTGGGCAAAACCGCCGAAGCCATCCCCGTAGCGCAAAAAGCATTGACGGTGGGCGCAGCAAATCCTGACGGAGCCTATAATTTCTACAAACCACAGGTGGAAAAAGCCATCGCCGAAATGCAGGCCAAAGCCACACCTGTGAAAGGGGCCGTTTCAACCGTTAAAAAGAAGAAGTAA
- a CDS encoding trimeric intracellular cation channel family protein encodes MSIQYLLEIIGTFAFAISGALAVKDQKHQDWFGASFTAFISSIGGGTLRDVLLGSYPLVWISDITIIHAIILGIIVTFIFYKFLLRLRKTLFLFDTFGIALFTLVGTEKALNFGVRPEIAVIMGVFTATMGGVIRDVMTNEIPIIYRKEVYATACFTGACVYLILDSIGIERNITFILSAIVIIVLRILAVRNGWSVPRFFR; translated from the coding sequence ATGAGCATTCAATACCTGTTAGAAATCATCGGGACATTCGCGTTCGCGATTTCCGGCGCATTGGCTGTGAAAGACCAGAAACACCAGGATTGGTTTGGTGCGAGCTTCACAGCCTTTATTTCTTCCATTGGCGGCGGTACGCTTCGCGACGTGCTGCTGGGCAGTTACCCGCTCGTGTGGATCAGCGATATCACCATCATTCACGCCATTATCCTGGGTATTATCGTCACATTTATTTTTTACAAATTCCTGCTGAGGCTGCGTAAGACGCTTTTCCTGTTCGATACTTTCGGGATTGCGTTGTTCACTTTGGTAGGGACTGAAAAAGCGTTGAATTTTGGCGTACGGCCGGAAATTGCCGTGATAATGGGCGTTTTTACGGCTACTATGGGCGGCGTGATCCGCGATGTGATGACCAACGAGATTCCGATTATCTACCGGAAGGAAGTATATGCGACGGCTTGCTTCACGGGAGCGTGCGTGTACCTCATCCTCGACAGCATCGGCATCGAACGCAATATCACATTTATTTTGTCGGCCATTGTGATCATCGTGCTTCGTATTCTGGCAGTGCGTAATGGATGGAGCGTTCCGCGCTTTTTCAGGTGA
- a CDS encoding thymidylate synthase has translation MQQYHDLLRHILKEGVRKTDRTGTGTISVFGYQMRFDLKKGFPLVTTKKVHTKSIIYELLWFLKGDTNIGYLKEHGVSIWDEWADENGDLGPVYGKQWRSWEGANGKSVDQLQEVLKQLKNTPDSRRIIISAWNPAELPQMKLHPCHALFQFYVAPPDIEAGETKGKLSCQLYQRSADVFLGVPFNIASYALLTMMIARECDLDLGDFVWTGGDTHIYLNHLEQVETQLSREPRDLPQMILNPEVKNVLDFRYEDFELVNYNPWPGIKAPVAV, from the coding sequence ATGCAACAATACCATGACCTGCTGCGCCATATCCTGAAAGAGGGCGTCAGGAAAACCGACCGCACCGGCACGGGCACGATCAGCGTGTTCGGCTACCAGATGCGCTTCGACCTGAAAAAGGGCTTCCCTTTGGTAACAACCAAGAAAGTGCATACCAAATCGATCATTTACGAATTGTTGTGGTTTTTGAAGGGCGATACCAACATTGGCTACCTGAAAGAGCACGGCGTGTCGATCTGGGACGAATGGGCCGATGAGAACGGCGACCTGGGACCGGTTTACGGCAAGCAATGGCGGAGTTGGGAGGGGGCAAACGGCAAGTCCGTGGACCAGTTGCAGGAAGTTTTGAAACAGCTCAAAAATACCCCCGACTCGCGGCGCATTATCATTTCTGCTTGGAACCCGGCGGAGCTTCCGCAGATGAAGCTGCATCCGTGCCACGCATTATTCCAGTTTTACGTGGCGCCGCCCGATATCGAGGCTGGTGAAACGAAAGGCAAGCTTTCGTGCCAGCTTTACCAACGCAGCGCGGACGTGTTCCTGGGCGTGCCATTCAACATCGCCAGCTATGCATTGCTCACGATGATGATCGCCCGTGAGTGCGACCTCGACCTGGGAGATTTCGTGTGGACAGGTGGCGATACGCACATTTATCTCAACCATTTGGAACAGGTGGAAACGCAGCTCAGCCGCGAGCCGCGCGATTTGCCGCAAATGATCCTGAATCCCGAGGTAAAAAACGTGCTGGATTTCCGCTACGAGGATTTCGAGCTCGTGAATTATAACCCGTGGCCGGGGATCAAGGCTCCGGTAGCGGTGTAA
- a CDS encoding OsmC family protein gives MKVELVRVNDAFHFEGTGSSEVKVHTDGSPEIGGQNLGVRPMELLLMGLASCSAIDVVLILKKQRQEITDFRIVADGDREQEPDTQRKPFRKIHLTFKFAGTNLDESKINRAIGLSMEKYCSATAQLEALATITYDVEIASV, from the coding sequence ATGAAAGTAGAACTAGTCCGCGTGAATGACGCCTTCCATTTCGAAGGCACCGGTTCCTCCGAAGTAAAAGTACATACCGACGGCTCGCCTGAAATTGGCGGCCAGAACCTCGGCGTGAGGCCGATGGAATTGTTGTTGATGGGGCTCGCGAGTTGCAGCGCGATCGATGTGGTGCTGATCCTCAAAAAGCAGCGCCAGGAAATTACCGATTTCCGCATTGTGGCCGATGGCGACCGCGAACAGGAGCCGGATACCCAGCGCAAGCCTTTCCGCAAGATCCATCTCACATTCAAATTCGCAGGTACGAACCTCGACGAGAGCAAAATCAACCGTGCGATCGGCCTTTCGATGGAGAAATATTGCTCGGCAACCGCTCAGCTGGAAGCGCTGGCAACCATTACTTACGACGTTGAAATCGCCTCAGTTTAA
- a CDS encoding 4a-hydroxytetrahydrobiopterin dehydratase, with protein MWQEEDNKLKKSFSFRDFREAFAFMTKVADVVNEMDHHPFWTNMYDKVSFELNTHDAGDVVTEKDHQLAAAIDRIYNA; from the coding sequence ATGTGGCAGGAAGAAGACAACAAACTTAAAAAGAGCTTTTCGTTCAGGGATTTCCGCGAAGCTTTTGCTTTTATGACCAAAGTGGCCGATGTTGTGAACGAAATGGATCACCATCCTTTCTGGACAAATATGTACGACAAGGTCAGTTTTGAATTGAATACCCATGATGCCGGCGATGTCGTAACCGAAAAAGACCATCAGCTGGCCGCGGCGATCGACCGGATTTACAACGCATGA
- the rsmI gene encoding 16S rRNA (cytidine(1402)-2'-O)-methyltransferase, producing MKLYIVPTPIGNLEDITLRAINVLKSVDVVLAEDTRTSGNLLKHLGISKPLHSYHIHNEHQTVARVVERIRKGETMALVSDAGTPAVSDPGFLLVRACIREGVPVECLPGPTAFVPALVNSGLPGDRFTFEGFLPHKKGRQTRLQNLAGEERTMVFYESPHRLVKALQQFAEHFGADRQVCVSREISKMFEENVRGTVAEVIAHFGEKPVKGEIVIVVAGKGDDRKKSGDDED from the coding sequence ATGAAACTTTATATAGTACCCACGCCGATCGGCAACCTCGAAGACATTACATTAAGGGCTATCAACGTGTTGAAAAGCGTCGATGTGGTTTTGGCGGAAGATACCCGCACATCGGGGAACCTGCTCAAACACCTCGGGATTTCGAAGCCCTTGCACAGCTATCACATTCATAACGAGCACCAGACCGTCGCCCGCGTGGTGGAGCGTATCCGCAAGGGCGAAACGATGGCGCTCGTGTCGGACGCGGGCACGCCCGCCGTTTCCGATCCCGGTTTCCTGCTCGTGCGTGCCTGTATCCGCGAGGGCGTCCCCGTGGAATGCCTGCCCGGGCCCACGGCATTCGTGCCCGCGTTGGTCAATTCCGGTCTGCCGGGCGACCGTTTTACATTCGAGGGCTTTCTGCCCCATAAAAAAGGCCGGCAAACCCGGCTCCAGAACCTGGCCGGCGAGGAGCGTACGATGGTTTTTTATGAGTCGCCGCACCGCCTGGTGAAAGCATTGCAGCAGTTTGCCGAGCATTTCGGGGCCGACAGGCAGGTTTGCGTTTCCAGAGAAATAAGCAAAATGTTCGAAGAAAATGTCCGCGGCACGGTCGCGGAGGTCATTGCCCATTTCGGCGAAAAGCCTGTAAAAGGCGAAATCGTGATTGTAGTGGCCGGCAAAGGCGATGATAGGAAAAAATCCGGCGACGATGAGGATTAA
- a CDS encoding DUF4105 domain-containing protein: protein MYFPSHSMQSRFSWHLQRLIALMCFFWLAAPVVSRAQFGILSPAAKISLVTVAPGRELYSGFGHSVLWVYDPATGVDRAFNYGTFSFQEGNFYIKFLRGTLPYSLSVSPLSYQIAHYQEENRSISEQVLNLSIPQKQRLYNFLENNYLPENREYQYKFFYDNCATRMTVALKAAVGDSLIYNGYTKEKLSFRQWIDRYAFKQNPWADFGMDLAIGAPSDEIATPEQATFLPDNLAAAFADAKVKTATGTAPLVSETRELFKAAPFPPPGPLTPTVVFWTLAILTLAFTYWQIRAERINFVFDKILFGIAGLAGWILLLLWFGTNHGVTGYNYDILWAFPLWMPLIFFLSKNRKPGWFQYLLIFYAFLLLCATGNVTKHNYVVIPILAMLIVRVYYINNSLSKIPQKEIAYGSGVADTKNH, encoded by the coding sequence ATGTATTTCCCCTCCCATTCGATGCAAAGCCGGTTTTCGTGGCACCTGCAACGATTAATAGCATTAATGTGCTTCTTCTGGCTGGCAGCGCCGGTCGTTTCCCGGGCGCAATTCGGCATATTGAGCCCTGCCGCAAAAATCAGCCTGGTTACCGTCGCCCCCGGAAGAGAGCTGTATTCAGGCTTCGGACATAGTGTGCTGTGGGTCTATGACCCCGCGACAGGCGTCGACCGGGCATTCAATTATGGAACATTCAGTTTCCAGGAAGGAAACTTTTATATTAAATTTTTACGTGGCACATTACCGTACAGTCTGTCGGTTTCGCCGCTCTCCTATCAGATAGCGCATTATCAGGAAGAAAACCGTTCAATCTCCGAGCAGGTCCTGAATCTTTCAATACCCCAAAAACAGCGGCTTTACAACTTTCTCGAAAACAACTACCTGCCCGAAAACCGGGAATATCAGTACAAGTTCTTTTACGACAACTGCGCCACCCGCATGACGGTCGCATTAAAGGCAGCAGTCGGCGACAGCCTCATTTACAATGGCTATACCAAAGAAAAACTAAGCTTCCGGCAATGGATCGACCGGTATGCATTCAAGCAAAATCCCTGGGCCGATTTTGGAATGGACCTCGCCATCGGTGCGCCGTCCGACGAGATCGCCACGCCTGAACAGGCCACTTTCCTGCCCGATAACCTTGCGGCAGCATTTGCCGACGCGAAAGTAAAGACCGCTACCGGCACCGCGCCATTGGTTTCGGAAACCCGGGAGCTGTTCAAAGCCGCGCCGTTCCCTCCGCCGGGCCCGCTTACGCCAACCGTCGTTTTCTGGACATTGGCAATCCTTACACTGGCATTTACCTATTGGCAAATCCGTGCGGAACGGATCAATTTTGTGTTTGACAAAATACTTTTTGGTATTGCAGGGCTCGCCGGCTGGATCTTGCTGCTGCTCTGGTTCGGGACCAATCACGGCGTGACCGGCTACAATTATGATATTCTATGGGCATTTCCCTTGTGGATGCCGTTGATTTTTTTCCTTTCAAAAAACCGGAAACCCGGTTGGTTTCAATATTTGTTGATTTTTTATGCGTTTCTCTTACTTTGCGCGACCGGCAATGTAACAAAACATAATTATGTGGTAATTCCCATTCTGGCGATGCTGATTGTCAGGGTTTACTATATTAACAATTCACTTTCAAAAATTCCTCAAAAGGAGATTGCGTATGGATCTGGAGTTGCTGACACAAAAAACCATTGA
- a CDS encoding inositol monophosphatase family protein — protein MDLELLTQKTIEIVRQASSFIQQEAALFSRDKIEYKDLNNLVSYVDKEAEKLLVAGLQALLPEASFITEEGTTGQEPDPAALNWIIDPLDGTTNFIHGIPVYCVSVGLARGKELLAGVIHEPSLNEMFYGWQGGGAWCNGKNIRISTVPRLADALIATGFPYYRFEKQKRYMYILELLMQRTHGIRRMGAAAVDLAYVAAGRFDGFYEYNLNSWDMAAGTLLIKEAGGIVTDFNGGDNYLFGGDIIAAAPGAHSELVQVISENF, from the coding sequence ATGGATCTGGAGTTGCTGACACAAAAAACCATTGAAATAGTAAGGCAGGCGTCCTCGTTTATCCAGCAGGAGGCGGCCCTTTTTTCTCGTGACAAAATCGAGTACAAAGACCTCAATAACCTGGTTTCCTATGTGGACAAGGAAGCCGAAAAACTGCTGGTAGCCGGTTTGCAGGCACTGCTGCCCGAAGCCAGCTTCATTACCGAAGAAGGTACAACCGGCCAGGAGCCCGATCCGGCCGCACTGAACTGGATCATCGACCCGCTCGACGGCACCACCAATTTCATCCACGGCATTCCCGTGTACTGCGTGAGCGTTGGTCTTGCACGCGGGAAAGAGCTGCTGGCGGGCGTCATCCACGAACCGAGCCTGAACGAAATGTTCTACGGCTGGCAAGGCGGCGGCGCCTGGTGCAACGGGAAAAATATCAGGATATCAACCGTCCCCAGACTGGCCGACGCCCTCATCGCGACGGGATTTCCCTACTACCGTTTCGAAAAACAAAAACGTTATATGTACATCCTCGAATTACTGATGCAACGCACGCACGGCATCCGCCGGATGGGGGCCGCGGCAGTGGATCTGGCCTATGTAGCAGCCGGTCGTTTCGACGGTTTCTATGAATACAACCTGAATTCCTGGGATATGGCAGCGGGTACGTTACTTATTAAAGAAGCAGGCGGCATCGTAACCGACTTCAACGGCGGCGATAATTACCTTTTCGGAGGCGACATTATCGCAGCAGCCCCCGGCGCGCATTCCGAACTCGTGCAAGTTATCAGTGAGAACTTCTGA
- a CDS encoding YfiT family bacillithiol transferase, with translation MNLNELQYPIGQFQSQESYTPAEIKSNIQIISALPSKFINLLGNWDDHKFDTPYRPGGWTVRQLIHHVADSHINAYTRCRLALTEDNPVIKPYEEHLWAELPDAKTAQVELSLQLLRYVHLRWVLLLNSLDENDLARTYFHPAPQKSFRLDEVIANYAWHSEHHYQHAFRLAQRNNWS, from the coding sequence ATGAACCTGAACGAACTCCAATACCCGATCGGCCAATTTCAGTCTCAGGAAAGCTACACGCCTGCCGAGATCAAATCAAATATTCAAATTATCAGCGCATTGCCTTCGAAGTTCATTAACCTGCTCGGCAATTGGGACGATCACAAATTCGATACGCCTTACCGCCCCGGCGGCTGGACGGTCCGTCAACTGATTCACCACGTGGCCGACAGCCATATCAACGCCTACACCCGTTGCCGGCTGGCGTTGACGGAGGATAATCCGGTTATCAAACCTTACGAGGAGCATTTGTGGGCCGAATTGCCGGACGCTAAAACCGCACAAGTTGAATTGTCGCTGCAATTACTGCGCTATGTGCATTTAAGGTGGGTGCTGTTGCTGAATTCGCTGGACGAAAATGATCTGGCACGTACCTATTTCCATCCCGCCCCTCAAAAGTCGTTCCGGCTGGATGAAGTAATAGCCAACTACGCGTGGCATAGCGAGCACCATTACCAGCACGCATTCAGGCTCGCGCAACGGAACAATTGGTCATAA
- a CDS encoding FeoB-associated Cys-rich membrane protein, whose amino-acid sequence MEQQVIVWFLFLSAAGYIGWRIWKAFDRRNSGGCAKGCGCAADKVSSVKIK is encoded by the coding sequence ATGGAGCAGCAAGTCATCGTTTGGTTTCTATTTCTATCCGCGGCAGGTTACATTGGCTGGCGGATCTGGAAAGCATTTGACCGGCGTAATAGCGGGGGATGCGCCAAAGGATGTGGCTGCGCTGCCGATAAAGTGAGTTCGGTTAAAATCAAATAG